In Mus caroli chromosome 9, CAROLI_EIJ_v1.1, whole genome shotgun sequence, a single window of DNA contains:
- the Acat1 gene encoding acetyl-CoA acetyltransferase, mitochondrial, giving the protein MAALVALHGVVRRPLFRGLLQEVRCLERSYASKPTLNEVVIVSATRTPIGSFLGSLASQPATKLGTVAIQGAIEKAGIPKEEVKEVYMGNVIQGGEGQAPTRQATLGAGLPISTPCTTVNKVCASGMKAIMMASQSLMCGHQDVMVAGGMESMSNVPYVMSRGATPYGGVKLEDLIVKDGLTDVYNKIHMGNCAENTAKKLNISRNEQDTYALSSYTRSKEAWEAGKFASEITPITISVKGKPDVVVNEDEEYKRVDFSKVPKLKTVFQKENGTITAANASTLNDGAAAVVLMTAEAAQRLNVKPLARIAAFADAAVDPIDFPLAPAYAVPKVLKYAGLKKEDIAMWEVNEAFSVVVLANIKMLEIDPQKVNIHGGAVSLGHPIGMSGARIVVHMAHALKRGEFGLASICNGGGGASALLIEKL; this is encoded by the exons GAAGTAAGATGCCTGGAGCGAAGTTATGCATCCAAACCCACTCTGAAT GAAGTGGTTATAGTAAGTGCTACAAGAACTCCCATTGGATCCTTCCTGGGCAGCCTTGCCTCTCAGCCGGCCACTAAACTTGGTACTGTTGCAATTCAGGGAGCCATTGAGAAGGCAG gGATCCCAAAAGAAGAAGTGAAGGAAGTCTACATGGGCAATGTCATCCAAGGGGGTGAAGGACAGGCCCCTACCAGGCAAGCAACACTGGGTGCAG GTTTACCTATTTCCACTCCATGCACCACAGTAAACAAGGTTTGTGCTTCAGGAATGAAAGCCATCATGATGGCCTCTCAAAGTCTTATGTGTGGACATCAG GATGTGATGGTGGCAGGCGGGATGGAGAGCATGTCCAATGTCCCATACGTAATGAGCAGAGGAGCAACACCATATGGTGGGGTAAAACTTGAAGACCTGATTGTAAAAGACGGGCTAACTGATGTCTACAATAAAATTCATATG GGTAACTGTGCTGAGAATACTGCAAAGAAGCTAAATATCTCACGGAACGAACAGGATACGTACGCTCTCAGCTCTTACACCAGAAGTAAAGAAGCATGGGAGGCAGGGAAGTTTGCCAGTGAGATCACTCCCATCACGATCTCAGTGAAAG gtaaaccagatgtggtggtgaaCGAAGATGAAGAATACAAGCGTGTTGACTTTAGTAAGGTGCCGAAGCTCAAGACAGTGTTCCAGAAAGAAAACG GCACAATAACAGCTGCCAATGCCAGCACACTGAACGATGGAGCAGCTGCTGTGGTTCTCATGACTGCAGAGGCAGCCCAGAGGCTCAATGTTAAGCCATTGGCACGAATTGCAG CATTTGCTGATGCTGCCGTAGACCCCATTGATTTTCCACTTGCACCTGCATATGCCGTACCTAAG GTTCTTAAATATGCAGGactaaaaaaagaagacattgcCATGTGGGAAGTAAATGAAGCATTCAGTGTGGTTGTACTAGCCAACATTAAAATGCTGGAGATCGACCCCCAAAAAGTAAATATCCATGGAGGAGCTGTTTCTCTGGGCCATCCAATTGG gatgtctggagcccggaTTGTTGTGCACATGGCTCACGCCCTGAAGCGAGGAGAGTTCGGCCTGGCTAGTATTTGCAATGGAGGAGGAGGCGCTTCGGCCCTGCTGATTGAGAAGCTGTAG